Within Streptomyces antibioticus, the genomic segment GCTGCGGCTGATGCACGGCGCGGACGCCGTCTGGACGCCGCCCGTGCTCAGTTGCAGCGCGCGGGAGTCGGCGGGTCTGGACACCGTCTGGGAGCGGCTCGAACAGCACCGCACCCTGCTGGACTCGACCGGGCGGCTCACCGCCAAGCGGCGTGACCAGCAGGTCGACTGGACCTGGACCATGGTCCGCGACGAACTGCTCGGCCGGCTGCACTCCGATCCCGCCGTACGGGCCCTGGCACCGGTGCTCGAACAGCAGGTGCGGGACGGCGAGTTGACGGCGACCCTGGCCGCCGGGCGGATCCTGGACGCCCTCGGCGGCACCGAGCCGTCCTGAAGCCGGACCCCCTGCCCGGTCTCCGGCGGGACTAGCCGCGGCCGCGCACCGTCTCCGCCGCCCGTACCAGTGCCGTGAGCACCGTGCGGACGGCCCGGCGTGCCGTGCGTTCGGGGCGGTGGAGGACGTCGACGTGGCGCAGGGCCTGGACGCCGTCGAGCGGCCGGAGGACGACGTCGGGGTGCGGGCGGGCCGTCCAGCGCGGTATCAGGGCCACTCCGCCTCCCGCGGCGACGAGTTCGGCGACGACCGAGATCTCGTTGACGCGGTGGACGATGTCGAGGCGCCGCCCCGCGGCCGCGGCGACGGCCTCGACGGTGGCGAGCAGCGGGAAGCCGTCGTGGACGGTGATCCACGGCTGGTCCGCGATCTCCCCCGGGGTCAGCCGGGGCCGGGCGGCCAGGGGATGGCCGGCGGGCAGGGCGATGTCGAGCGGTTCGCGCAGCAGGGGGGTGACCGTGGTGGTCCGGGGCCAGGCCGGGGCGTGGTCCAGCCGGTGGGCGAGGACGAGGTCGTAGTCGCGGGTCAGGGGCGGGAAGTCCTCCTGGGCCACGTCCTCGTCGTGGAGGGTGAGCCGCGGCGAGCCGGGGGCGGTCAGGCCGCGCAGGAGGAGGGGGAAGAAGGCGGCGGCCCCGCTGTGGAAGGCGGCCACGGACACCGTGCCGTCGGGGCGGTCGACGAACGCGTCCACGGCGTGCCGCGCCCGGGCGAGCGCCGTCTCCACACCGATCGCGGCGTCGGCCAGGGCCTGTCCGGCGGCGGTGAGCACCAGCCGCCGCCCATCGCGTTCGGTGAGCGGCACCGGGATCGGCCGCTGGAGCAGCCGGAGTTGCTGGGAGACCGCCGAGGGCGTCACCCGCAGCGCCTCGGCGACCGCGGTGACGCTGCCCAGTTCGCCCAGCTCCCGCAGGATCCGAAGCTGTCTCTCGTCCACCGGCACAGTGTAGCTCCGCTACAGGTTCACTTCAGTAGTTCGTCATTTACTTCAACGTGCTGGCCGGAGAGGGTGGCGGCATGCCATCCACCCGTCGTACGGACGTGGTGCTGCTGGCCGTCGCCGTCGTCTGGGGCTCCAGCTATCTGACGGCGAAGACGGCCACCGAAGCCACCTCGGTCCTCCTCGTCCTGTTCCTGCGGTACGCGATCTCCGCGGTGGCCTGTGTCGCCGTGGTCGCCGCGGCGGTACGGTCCCCCGGCCCCCTCACCCGGGACGAACTCGCCCGCGGCACCCTGCTCGGCGTCACCCAGGCCGCCGTACTCGTCCTGGAGACGTACGGCGTCGCGCACACCAGTGCCGCGAACGCGGGGCTGATCATCAGCCTCACCCTGGTCCTCACCCCGCTCCTGGACCGTGCCGGACGGGGCGGCGGGCTGCCGGTGCGGTTCTATCTCGCGGCCGGGCTGTGCGTCGGCGGTGTCGCCCTGCTGGTGTCGGGGACGGGGCTGCGCGCGCCGGGCGTCGGGGATCTGCTGATGCTCGCGGCGGCGGTGGTCCGGGCGGGCCATGTGGTGCTCGTCGGGCGGCTCACCGCGGGCCGGTCGCTGCGCCCGCTGCAACTGACCGCCGTCCAGAGCGTCGTCGGGGCGGTGCTGTTCCTGCCGCCGGCGGCGGCCGGGCTGCCGCTGCTCGCCCGGACCGACGCGACCACCTGGGCGCAGTTGCTCTATCTGGCCCTGTTCTGCGGTCTCTTCGCGTTCCTGGCGCAGACCTGGGCGGTGCAGCGCACCTCCCCGACCCGGGCCAGTCTGCTGCTGGGCACCGAACCGGTCTGGGCGCTCGCGGTCGGTATCGGCTTCGGCTCCGAACGGCTCACCGCCGGGGCCGCGCTCGGCGCCGTCCTCATCGTCGTCGGCACCTACTGGGGGCAGGCCGTGGAACGCGCCCGACGCGCGGAACGGACGCCCGCCGCCGAGGACGCCTTTCACGCCGTAAGCGTCTCTGGAGGAAAGTGATGTGCGCGGCTCGCATTCACCCGGCGCATGTCACCCGCCGATCTCCTGCCCGTCCCCCACCAGGCTTCTGCGATAGGCCGCGCATTCCTCGAACGAGGGCAGCAGGCCCTGCCGTTCGGCCTCCGCCAGGGAGGGCGCGGCCGCGTCCTTGTCGGAGAGCAGCGGTACGAGATCCTCGGGCCAGGTGATGCCCAGGCTCGGGTCGAGCGGGTCGACGCCGTGCTCGCGCCCGGGGGCGTACCCCTCGGAGCAGAGGTAGACGACGGTGGAGTCGTCCTCCAGTGCCATGAAGGCGTGGCCGAGACCCTCCGAGAGGTACACGCTGCGGTGGGTGGTGTCGTCGAGCCGCACCGCGTCCCAGGTCCCGAACCCCGGGGAGCCGACCCGCAGGTCGACCACCACGTCGAGGATCGCGCCGCTGACGCAGGTGACGTACTTGGCCTGGCCCGGCGGGACCTCGGCGAAGTGGATTCCGCGGAGCGTCCCGCGCACCGAACGCGAGCAGTTGGCCTGGGCGAGCCGAAGGTCCTGGCCGACGGCGTCCCGGAAGGCGCCGTCCTTGAACCACTCGTGGAAGCGGCCCCTGTCGTCCGTGAACACCTTCGGCGTGTCCACCCACGCGCCCTCGACGCCCAGCGCTCTCATCCGCCCACTTCCTTCCGCACGACGGAATTCCGCACACGGAATCACCATAGGCTCATCATTCAGGCATTCCGCTTGTCCGCGCGTCCGTCGGAGTGCACCTCCCGGCGGGCGTCAGGGCAGGGCGAGCACCTCGTCGATCGTGGCCCGGATCGCCTCGTCGTCGAGGACCGCCCGGTAGTCCCGGTACGGCGAGAGCCGCCGGTCGGCCGCGCGTACCCTGCGCAGGGTCGCGCGCACCTCCGGGGTGACCCGGCCGATGCGGGCGAGGCCGCGCAGCGCGTCCTGGAAGACGCCGTACAGACCGCCGCCCTCGCTGCCCTCGTCCGGCAGGACGTGCTCGGCGCGGACGCCTTCCGCGAGGACCGTCGCGCTCGGCTCGGGCTCGCCCGTGATCGACCACAGGGCGAGCGCCGCCCGCTGCCGCGTCCAGCCGTCGCCCCGCTCCATGAGCCGCCGCACGTCGTCGGCGTACGGCGCTGCCGCCGGGCCGAACGTGCCGAGGAGGTCGACGGGACCGTGCGGCGGGCGTTCGGCGGCCGACACCGCCTCGCCGATCGTGCGCAGGGCCGCGTCGCGGTCGCCGCCCAGCCGCCAGACGGCCCACGCGACCAGCCGGTGGTTGCCGGGATGGTCGAGCACCGTGCACCGGCGCACCGCGTCCCGCACCGCAGCCGCGGCCGGCCCCATCGCCACCAGCGCGTGGACGGCGTCCAGCGAGGTCCGGGCGTCGCCGAGCAGGGCCACCGCCTCCGGGCGCGCGGGCGCGCTCGCCTCGCCCCACTCCGTGAGCACCCGGAGCAGGGGGCAGGTGAGCGTGCCGCCGACGCCGTCCTCCCGGAGGAGCCGCCGGATCGCGGGCAGCAGGGCCGCCGCGTGCGCCCGCAGCGGCAGCAGGACGTCCTCGACCTCGGGCAGCCGCGGGTCGCCCGTGCAGTAGGCGCGGGACCACGAGCCCCGGTAGGGCTCGTACAGCCGCTCGACGAGCCCCGGCAGGGCGCGCGGATCACCGATCCGGGTCAGCGCCCAGCGGGCGTGATCGCCCACGGTGCCCTCGTACCACTCGTCCGCGCCCGGGTCGTCCAGCCGCGCGGCCAGGGCGTCGGCGCAGGGCGCCGCCCGGCGGCCCAGCAGGGCGAGCAGATGGGCCGCCCGGTACCGTACGCCGTCGTCCGGATCGGTGAGCAGATCACCGGCGAGCGGGAGCAGGACGGGCGCGACGGACGGCCGGAGCGTGAACAGGCGCCACGCCACGTCCAGCGCGGCCCGGCACAGCGGGGCGTCCGCGCTGCGGCGGGCGGCCGTCACGAGCCGTACGGCGAAGGCGAGTTGGACCTCGGGGTCGTCGCCGTACAGATCGGCCGACGCGGTGACGACGTCCTCGCGGGTGAAGGCGTGCTCGACGCCGGGCAGGTACCAGGTCGCCTCGAAGGCCGGGGCGCCTGCCGGGTCGGACAGGACCTCCACCAGGACGTCCTGCTCGTGGACCGCGCCCTCGGCGTCGAAGGCTGCCAGGGCGTGCACGGCCGCGACCCGCAGCACGGGGTCGCCGGTCCGCAGCACCTCGGCCACCACCGCCCGCACCGGTCCGGTGTCCCCGCCGCGCGCGGCGGCGCCGAGGGCGAGCAGCAGGGGCAGCCGTACGGTCGGGTCCGGTTCGGTGTGCCAGCGTTCCAGCAGGGCGCCGGGTCCCTCCGCGAGCGGCAGGGCCTCGCGCCGCACCCGGGGCAGCGGGTCGGCGAGGAGCGCCCGGATCCGGGGCCGCAGGCTCCACCACTGCCCGTGCCATCCGGGGTCCACGGCGTCCGGACCGGCCTCGGCCGCCACCCCGGCCAGGTCCGCGAGAAGTTCCACCAGCACGGCGCGGGAGCCGAGGTCCGGGTCCCCGGCGAGGGCGACGACGAACGGCAGCGCGGCGGCCGAGAGGGCGGGCAGCCGACGGGCCCCGGGCGCGAAGCACTCGTACACCTCGTAGACGTCGTCCTCGGTCGCCCCGGCGCCCTGGCCGGCCAGCCGTCGCAGGGCCCGGCGCATCCGGTCGGCCGGATGGAGGGCGACCGCGGGCTCCAGCCCGTCCCACGCCACGGTGTCCAGCGCCGCCAGGACCGTCCCCGCCACCACACGCCCCCGCACCCTCGTTCGATCAACTCCCCAGAGGCATCCTGCCATTCGCACGGCCGCAGCCGGTCGTGACGCGTCCCTTTACGTGGTTGTCATGCGCCTGTAGCTTCTGCGACTGCAAGCCCTTTCAGGAATTTACCGGTTGCTCTTTCAGGCCGGTTCCCGGCCGCACCGGTTCTTTCTGCTGCACCCCCCACCTCCCCCGTCTCCGCAGCCGCTTCAGGAGAGGCCATGCACCCCACCCCCGGGCGTTCCGGACGTCCACGCCCACGTCCGCTCGCTCTCACCCTGGTCACGGCGGGCGTCCTCGGGCTGCTCACGAGCCCGCCCGCGTCGAGCACCGTCCCGCTGGAGACGGCCGCCGAGGCGGCGAACACCGCGACCGTCTTCTACTACACGAAGACCAAGAACTGGCCGTCCACGTATCTGCACTACGCCCCGGACGGCGGCTCCTGGACGACGGTCCCCGGCACCGCGATGGAAGCCGCGTGCACGGACTGGGTGAAGAAGACCGTCGACCTGGGCTCGGCCGAGGGCCTCCAGGCCACCTTCAACAACGGCGCCGGCACCTGGGACAACAACGGCGGCGCCAACTACACCCTGGGCACGGGCAACATCACCGTCAAGGACGGCGTGATCGCCCA encodes:
- a CDS encoding LysR family transcriptional regulator, coding for MDERQLRILRELGELGSVTAVAEALRVTPSAVSQQLRLLQRPIPVPLTERDGRRLVLTAAGQALADAAIGVETALARARHAVDAFVDRPDGTVSVAAFHSGAAAFFPLLLRGLTAPGSPRLTLHDEDVAQEDFPPLTRDYDLVLAHRLDHAPAWPRTTTVTPLLREPLDIALPAGHPLAARPRLTPGEIADQPWITVHDGFPLLATVEAVAAAAGRRLDIVHRVNEISVVAELVAAGGGVALIPRWTARPHPDVVLRPLDGVQALRHVDVLHRPERTARRAVRTVLTALVRAAETVRGRG
- a CDS encoding dTDP-4-dehydrorhamnose 3,5-epimerase family protein — encoded protein: MRALGVEGAWVDTPKVFTDDRGRFHEWFKDGAFRDAVGQDLRLAQANCSRSVRGTLRGIHFAEVPPGQAKYVTCVSGAILDVVVDLRVGSPGFGTWDAVRLDDTTHRSVYLSEGLGHAFMALEDDSTVVYLCSEGYAPGREHGVDPLDPSLGITWPEDLVPLLSDKDAAAPSLAEAERQGLLPSFEECAAYRRSLVGDGQEIGG
- a CDS encoding DMT family transporter, translating into MPSTRRTDVVLLAVAVVWGSSYLTAKTATEATSVLLVLFLRYAISAVACVAVVAAAVRSPGPLTRDELARGTLLGVTQAAVLVLETYGVAHTSAANAGLIISLTLVLTPLLDRAGRGGGLPVRFYLAAGLCVGGVALLVSGTGLRAPGVGDLLMLAAAVVRAGHVVLVGRLTAGRSLRPLQLTAVQSVVGAVLFLPPAAAGLPLLARTDATTWAQLLYLALFCGLFAFLAQTWAVQRTSPTRASLLLGTEPVWALAVGIGFGSERLTAGAALGAVLIVVGTYWGQAVERARRAERTPAAEDAFHAVSVSGGK